From Calditrichota bacterium, a single genomic window includes:
- a CDS encoding DUF1565 domain-containing protein, with amino-acid sequence MLVAFCLMIRLAQATEVFITTDGSDRDGDGSEQRPWLTIAQALRELDGSAEDPLTIRLGSGTYSRSETGEQFPIRLESHCRIIGAGIGETILDAEGEGNGVRQAVILDSLINVHLEAFTITRGGDPNAEIGRDMNVLLGGGVKVAYSNAITLRRVRIENCVNNAGGGIYCGHSSRILFAECQFVRNEAKHWNSALRGGAGIFVKSVNDFEMSSCAILDNRIDDVAIWTGSGGIIDLCSDVRVIGSEISGNRLRGGYDGPNYAAGLAVGAANRLLICNNQFRDNRFTDSFGLGVTAGLGVALFVSGGTNVQIFDNTFIDNYIESIEYSGYSLYLVAEQFSFTRNLVVSGRPANTSALMLWPSWEEVGVIAQNNFMDDGIFLVGWEGAQGNGPPTINFGGGEGWGNNLQYLVGIRRVPIRHRYNAMWNYWGEDADPIHDPRVVNPAPDTAFFVEPFVHNPVQITEDICYSAFNQGYYQITGSDGDSIRGGLMLANLSPTEVDIGIRGTFINAIAFAPALLQTNLDYLETAFLAFYFIPDTFGIYRDTLELTINIDGEEELRRLPIEGRYLSNGVLDDSLPSVPFELWSRCYPNPFNSLTFIQFSVIRSEKVSLSIYDASGRRLIYRSLGDFNPGIHTVAFSGIELPTGIYLYSLGISPSARFGSFEILK; translated from the coding sequence TTGCTGGTTGCATTTTGCCTGATGATCCGATTGGCTCAAGCAACGGAAGTTTTTATCACGACTGATGGATCTGATCGTGATGGTGATGGGAGCGAACAAAGACCTTGGTTGACCATTGCTCAAGCGCTACGAGAGTTGGATGGATCGGCCGAAGACCCACTGACAATTAGGCTCGGTAGCGGCACTTATTCGAGAAGCGAAACTGGCGAGCAATTTCCGATTCGTTTGGAGTCGCACTGCCGGATAATCGGCGCAGGCATTGGAGAGACGATCCTTGATGCTGAGGGCGAAGGAAATGGAGTCAGGCAGGCTGTTATTCTGGACAGTCTGATTAACGTTCATCTAGAGGCATTCACTATTACCCGCGGCGGCGATCCCAATGCTGAGATAGGGAGGGATATGAACGTGCTATTGGGCGGCGGCGTAAAGGTGGCTTACTCGAATGCCATTACTCTGCGTCGCGTTAGGATTGAAAATTGCGTCAATAATGCCGGAGGTGGAATTTATTGCGGGCATTCAAGTAGGATTCTTTTTGCAGAATGTCAGTTTGTGCGTAATGAAGCAAAGCATTGGAACAGCGCATTGCGGGGAGGTGCGGGTATTTTTGTAAAGAGCGTGAATGATTTCGAAATGTCCTCTTGTGCTATTTTGGACAATAGAATAGATGATGTGGCTATTTGGACGGGAAGTGGGGGGATTATAGATCTTTGTAGCGATGTAAGAGTTATAGGCAGCGAAATCTCCGGAAACCGGCTTAGAGGCGGATACGATGGGCCTAACTATGCGGCTGGACTTGCGGTAGGTGCTGCAAATCGACTCCTAATATGCAACAACCAGTTTAGAGACAACCGGTTCACTGATAGCTTTGGTTTAGGAGTTACAGCGGGTTTAGGAGTCGCGCTATTCGTTAGCGGCGGCACGAATGTGCAGATATTTGATAATACATTTATTGATAACTACATAGAATCAATTGAGTACTCAGGATATTCGCTTTATTTAGTTGCAGAACAATTTTCCTTCACACGTAATCTTGTTGTTAGTGGCCGGCCAGCCAATACTAGCGCCCTAATGCTTTGGCCTTCGTGGGAGGAAGTAGGTGTCATTGCCCAAAATAATTTTATGGACGACGGCATTTTCCTTGTTGGCTGGGAAGGTGCTCAAGGCAATGGCCCTCCAACAATTAATTTTGGTGGGGGTGAAGGATGGGGTAATAATCTTCAGTATCTTGTCGGAATTAGGCGTGTGCCAATTCGACACCGCTATAACGCGATGTGGAACTATTGGGGTGAAGACGCTGATCCGATCCATGACCCCCGTGTTGTTAACCCTGCACCTGATACGGCTTTCTTTGTTGAACCATTTGTGCATAATCCAGTTCAAATTACCGAGGATATCTGTTACTCCGCTTTCAATCAGGGATATTATCAGATTACGGGCAGCGATGGCGATTCAATTCGAGGTGGTTTGATGCTTGCCAATCTTTCTCCAACTGAAGTAGATATAGGCATCAGAGGGACTTTTATTAATGCAATAGCATTCGCGCCGGCGTTGCTTCAAACCAATCTTGATTATCTGGAAACGGCCTTTCTGGCATTCTATTTTATTCCAGATACATTCGGTATTTATCGAGATACACTTGAGTTGACCATCAACATCGATGGCGAAGAGGAATTGCGCCGTCTCCCCATTGAAGGTCGCTATTTATCGAATGGTGTATTGGATGATTCCCTACCTTCGGTTCCGTTTGAACTCTGGAGCAGATGTTATCCCAATCCATTTAACTCATTAACATTCATCCAGTTTTCAGTCATTCGTTCCGAGAAAGTTAGCTTGTCAATTTATGATGCTTCAGGCCGCAGACTAATTTACAGGAGTTTAGGAGACTTCAATCCCGGTATCCATACTGTCGCATTTTCCGGAATAGAGTTACCGACTGGCATATACCTCTACTCATTAGGAATATCGCCAAGCGCTCGATTCGGAAGTTTTGAGATCCTTAAATGA